The Siniperca chuatsi isolate FFG_IHB_CAS linkage group LG9, ASM2008510v1, whole genome shotgun sequence genome includes a region encoding these proteins:
- the LOC122881418 gene encoding FXYD domain-containing ion transport regulator 6-like isoform X3, which produces MDLVVFVAFSSLLAPALGSAFGREVFASAADEDKDYDSAFHYDYESLRIGGLVFAVVLFLMGIALIVTRKCICPKSGSSRSRSPDVEPGVPKA; this is translated from the exons ATGGATCTTGTGGTGTTTGTAGCATTCAGCTCCTTGCTGGCTCCTGCACTCG GATCAGCGTTTGGCAGGGAAGTGTTTG cttcAGCAGCAGATGAGGACAAAG ACTATGACAGTGCTTTTCATTATG attATGAATCTCTGAGAATCGGTGGCCTGGTTTTCGCAGTGGTGCTGTTCCTCATGGGTATCGCACTCATCGTCA CCCGTAAATGTATCTGTCCAAAGAGTGGCAGTTCAAG GTCCAGGAGTCCTGATGTGGAACCAGGTGTTCCAAAGG CGTAG
- the LOC122881418 gene encoding uncharacterized protein LOC122881418 isoform X2: protein MATAETMFPDQSDFDYDYETLRTTGVILAVIMFVSGILIALIPAHLVPKFQRQRYPLKLYRKYCIYLNERKSSQEPRQRIHTMAIPLMANIPLPAG from the exons ATGGCCACCGcag AAACAATGTTTCCAGACCAAAGTGACTTTGATTATG ATTATGAGACACTGCGGACTACAGGGGTTATCCTTGCTGTTATTATGTTTGTCTCTGGCATTTTAATAGCCCTAA TTCCAGCTCATCTGGTACCCAAATTCCAAAGACAGAGG tACCCCCTCAAACTGTATAGAAAATATTGTATATACCTGAATGAGAGGAAGTCGTCACAGGAGCCACGCCAGCGAATACACACCATGGCCATTCCTCTTATGGCTAATATACCTCTGCCAGCTGGATGA
- the LOC122881418 gene encoding uncharacterized protein LOC122881418 isoform X1 — protein MADLSPYGEHPTAVNAMFRCGHQRVPAEFTVELLKHFCLLSCPAISNLKLQPSNLLNFWETELFYISTVQPWPPQKQCFQTKVTLIMFQLIWYPNSKDRGTPSNCIENIVYT, from the exons ATGGCAGATTTGTCACCCTATGGGGAGCACCCCACCGCTGTGAATGCAATGTTTCGCTGTGGCCACCAGAGGGTCCCTGCTGAGTTTACAGTGGAGCTTCTGAAGCACTTCTGCCTGCTTTCCTGTCCAGCTATATCCAATCTTAAACTGCAACCCAGCAACCTGCTAAATTTCTGGGAGACAGAGCTCTTCTACATCTCTACAGTGCAGCCATGGCCACCGcag AAACAATGTTTCCAGACCAAAGTGACTTTGATTATG TTCCAGCTCATCTGGTACCCAAATTCCAAAGACAGAGG tACCCCCTCAAACTGTATAGAAAATATTGTATATACCTGA
- the LOC122881418 gene encoding FXYD domain-containing ion transport regulator 6-like isoform X4 — MDLVVFVAFSSLLAPALASAADEDKDYDSAFHYDYESLRIGGLVFAVVLFLMGIALIVTRKCICPKSGSSRSRSPDVEPGVPKA; from the exons ATGGATCTTGTGGTGTTTGTAGCATTCAGCTCCTTGCTGGCTCCTGCACTCG cttcAGCAGCAGATGAGGACAAAG ACTATGACAGTGCTTTTCATTATG attATGAATCTCTGAGAATCGGTGGCCTGGTTTTCGCAGTGGTGCTGTTCCTCATGGGTATCGCACTCATCGTCA CCCGTAAATGTATCTGTCCAAAGAGTGGCAGTTCAAG GTCCAGGAGTCCTGATGTGGAACCAGGTGTTCCAAAGG CGTAG